The proteins below are encoded in one region of Brassica napus cultivar Da-Ae chromosome A6, Da-Ae, whole genome shotgun sequence:
- the LOC106347920 gene encoding delta(24)-sterol reductase-like, with protein MSDLEAPLVRPKRKKIWVDYFIQFRWIVVIFIVLPISATLYFLTYLGDVWSETKSYEKRQKEHDQNVKKVIKRLKGRDASKDGLVCTARKPWIAVGMRNVDYKRARHFEVDLSAFRNIIKIDKERMIARVEPLVNMGQISRVTVPMNLSLAVVAELDDLTVGGLINGYGIEGSSHVHGLFTDTVEAYEIVLAGGELVRATRENEYSDLFYAIPWSQGTLGLLVAAEIRLVHIKEYMKLTYIPVKGDLQTIAQGYMDSFAPRDRDPAKIPDFVEGMVYSPSEGVMMTGTYASREEAKRKGNKINNVGWWFKPWFYQYAQTALKKGEFVEYIPTREYYHRHTSSLYWEGKLILPFGDQFWFRFLFGWLMPPKVSLLKATQGEAIRNYYHEMHVIQDMLVPLYKVGDALEWVDREMEVYPLWLCPHKLFKQPVKSMISPEPGFEYEMRQGDTEDAQMYTDVGVYYAPGPVLRGEVFDGVEAVRKMEQWLIENHGYQPQYAVSELDERSFWRMFDADLYEHCRRKYRAVGTFMSIYYKSKKGRKTEKEVREAEQAHLETAYAEGD; from the exons atgtcggATCTTGAGGCACCACTAGTACGtccaaaaagaaagaagatatgGGTTGATTACTTCATCCAGTTCCGATGGATCGTCgtcatcttcatcgtccttccCATCTCTGCCACATTATACTTCCTCACCTATCTTGGCGATGTTTGGTCTGAAACAAAATCCTACGAGAAACGTCAAAAAGAACACGACCAAAACGTTAAGAAAGTCATCAAACGACTCAAGGGAAGGGATGCATCAAAGGACGGGCTTGTTTGCACCGCACGTAAACCTTGGATAGCTGTAGGAATGAGAAACGTGGACTACAAGCGAGCTCGCCATTTCGAAGTCGACTTGTCTGCTTTCCGTAACATAATAAAGATTGACAAAGAGAGAATGATTGCTAGAGTGGAGCCTCTTGTGAACATGGGACAGATTAGCCGTGTTACCGTTCCAATGAACCTATCCCTTGCAGTTGTCGCTGAGCTAGATGATCTCACCGTCGGTGGACTCATCAACGGCTACGGTATTGAAGGAAGCTCTCACGTGCATGGTTTGTTTACAGACACTGTTGAGGCTTACGAGATTGTTCTAGCCGGTGGGGAACTTGTCCGTGCCACTAGGGAGAATGAGTACTCTGACCTCTTCTATGCTATCCCATGGTCACAAGGGACACTTGGGCTTCTTGTTGCTGCCGAGATCAGGCTTGTACACATCAAAGAATACATGAAACTTACTTACATTCCGGTCAAGGGGGATCTACAAACCATAGCTCAAGGTTATATGGACTCTTTTGCACCTAGAGATCGGGATCCAGCTAAGATACCAGATTTTGTTGAAGGCATGGTTTATAGTCCAAGTGAAGGTGTAATGATGACAGGTACATATGCATCGAGAGAAGAGGCTAAGAGGAAAGGGAACAAGATCAATAACGTTGGATGGTGGTTCAAGCCATGGTTCTACCAATATGCACAAACGGCATTGAAGAAAGGAGAGTTTGTTGAGTACATTCCAACTCGAGAATATTACCATAGGCACACTAGTTCCTTGTATTGGGAAGGTAAGCTTATCCTTCCGTTTGGTGACCAGTTCTGGTTTAGGTTCTTGTTTGGATGGTTGATGCCTCCGAAGGTCTCTCTTCTTAAGGCCACTCAAGGTGAAGCCATCAGAAACTACTACCATGAGATGCATGTCATCCAAGACATGCTTGTTCCTCTCTACAAAGTCGGTGATGCTCTCGAATGGGTCGACCGTGAAATGGAG gtATATCCACTTTGGCTGTGCCCTCACAAACTCTTCAAACAACCGGTTAAAAGCATGATTAGCCCCGAACCAGGATTTGAGTATGAGATGAGACAGGGAGACACAGAAGATGCACAGATGTACACTGACGTTGGAGTCTACTACGCTCCTGGTCCTGTCCTGAGAGGCGAAGTGTTCGATGGAGTTGAAGCTGTGCGCAAGATGGAGCAGTGGCTGATAGAAAACCATGGCTACCAGCCTCAGTATGCAGTATCTGAGCTCGACGAGAGGAGCTTCTGGAGAATGTTTGACGCTGACTTGTATGAGCATTGCCGCAGGAAGTACAGGGCTGTAGGCACATTCATGAGCATTTATTACAAGTCGAAGAAGGGACGTAAGACTGAGAAAGAAGTCAGAGAAGCTGAGCAAGCTCATCTCGAAACAGCCTATGCCGAGGGAGATTAA
- the LOC106346164 gene encoding alanine--tRNA ligase-like — MRLNNAALLLLKSSSPPRVFSSTLRRPFLSRSRFSFSSSAAAMPGSEPSSEIQWPAKTVRDTYFDFFKGKGHKFWPSSPVVPHNDPTLLFANAGMNQYKPIFLGTADPNTELSKLTRACNTQKCIRAGGKHNDLDDVGKDTYHHTFFEMLGNWSFGDYFKKEAIEWAWELLTKVYGLPTDRIYATYFGGDEKAGLQPDNEARDIWLQFLPPGRVLPFGCKDNFWEMGDTGPCGPCTEIHYDRVGNRDAASLVNNDDPTCLEIWNLVFIQFNRESDGSLKPLPAKHVDTGMGFERLTSVLQNKMSNYDTDVFMPIFDDIQKATGARPYSGKVGVEDVDRVDMAYRVVADHIRTLSFAIADGSRPGNEGREYVLRRILRRAVRYGKEILKAEEGFFNGLVSSVIRVMGDTFTELKEHEKKITEIIKEEEASFCKTLAKGIEKFQKAGQAVQGNTLSGEDAFVLWDTFGFPLDLTQLMAEERGLLVDVDGFNKAMEEARERSRSAQNKQAGGSIVMDADATSKLHKAGVLATDDSFKYTWFKDHESEVKAIYTGSAFLESSAAGDNVGLVLTSSSFYAEQGGQIFDTGLIEGSFGTFNVCNVQIFGGFVLHIGYLSKETGVVSVGDKVTCKVDYERRKLIAPNHTCTHMLNFALKEVLGDHIDQKGSIVLPEKLRFDFSHGKPVDPEDLRKIEAIVNKQIKDELDVFSKESVLSEAKRIKGLRAVFGEVYPDPVRVVSIGRRVEDLLADPENNEWSSLSSEFCGGTHITNTREAKAFALLSEEGIAKGIRRVTAVTTECAFDALNVASSLEKEVEDASKAEGSALEKKVAALKSRVDSAIMPAAKKADIRAKIALLQNEVRKAQKKVAEQNLKISVKVATEAAESAASDGKTFCIIQLDVGLDAAAVREAVSKVMEKKGMSIMVFSTDETTNKAVVCAGVPDKSDKFKQLDVTEWLTTALGPLKGRCGKGKSGLASGQGTDASQVNAALDLAASFASLKLN; from the exons ATGAGATTAAACAACGccgctcttcttcttctcaaatcCTCCTCTCCGCCTAGGGTTTTCTCTTCCACTCTCCGCCGCCCTTTCCTCTCTCGCTCCCGCTTCAGCTTCTCTTCTTCCGCCGCAGCCATGCCTGGTTCCGAACCATCATCGGAGATTCAATGGCCAGCCAAGACCGTCAGGGACACGTATTTCGATTTCTTCAAAGGGAAAGGTCACAAGTTCTGGCCATCGAGCCCCGTTGTTCCACACAACGATCCCACTCTCCTCTTCGCCAACGCCG gaaTGAACCAGTACAAGCCAATATTTTTGGGAACGGCTGATCCGAATACGGAGCTCAGCAAGCTAACTCGGGCGTGTAACACACAGAAGTGTATTCGTGCTGGTGGGAAGCATAATGATCTTGACGATGTGGGGAAGGATACTTACCATCACACCTTCTTTGAGATGCTCGGTAACTGGTCATTTGGAGATTATTTCAAGAAGGAAGCTATTGAGTGGGCTTGGGAGCTCTTGACTAAG GTTTATGGGCTACCGACTGATCGAATTTATGCTACCTACTTTGGCGGGGATGAGAAAGCTGGCCTTCAACCTGATAATGAAGCTCGAGATATATGGCTTCAGTTTCTCCCACCTGGACGTGTCCTCCCTTTTGGTTGCAAG GACAACTTCTGGGAAATGGGAGACACAGGTCCGTGTGGACCTTGTACTGAGATTCATTATGATCGTGTTGGCAACCGTGATGCTGCATCCTTAGTTAACAATGACGATCCAACttgtttggaaatatggaaTCTTGTGTTTATTCAG ttcAACAGAGAGAGTGATGGCTCACTAAAACCTCTCCCTGCTAAGCATGTCGATACTGGAATGGGTTTCGAGAGGTTAACTTCTGTTCTTCAGAACAAAATGAGCAACTACGATACAGATGTGTTCATGCCTATCTTTGATGACATTCAGAAG GCCACAGGAGCGAGGCCATATTCTGGAAAAGTTGGTGTGGAAGATGTCGACAGAGTTGACATGGCTTATAGAGTGGTTGCGGATCATATTAGGACACTATCATTTGCTATCGCAGATGGCTCTCGTCCTG GTAATGAGGGCCGTGAGTATGTTCTACGGCGTATTCTTCGCAGAGCAGTTCGCTATGGAAAGGAGATCCTAAAAGCTGAAGAAGGTTTTTTCAACGG ACTCGTCAGTTCTGTTATTCGAGTGATGGGCGATACCTTTACAGAGTTGAAGGAACATGAGAAGAAGATCACAGAGATAATAAAAGAAGAGGAAGCAAGCTTTTGCAAGACTTTGGCGAAG GGAATTGAGAAATTTCAGAAAGCTGGACAGGCAGTTCAGGGGAATACATTGAGTGGAGAG GATGCTTTTGTCTTATGGGATACGTTTGGGTTCCCATTAGATCTCACACAG TTGATGGCTGAAGAAAGAGGGTTGCTGGTTGATGTTGATGGCTTCAACAAAGCCATGGAAGAGGCGAGGGAAAGATCTAGAAGTGCCCAGAATAAG CAAGCTGGTGGTTCCATTGTTATGGATGCTGATGCTACATCAAAATTGCACAAGGCTGGTGTTTTAGCAACAGATGACTCTTTTAAATACACTTGGTTCAAG GATCACGAGAGTGAAGTAAAGGCTATCTACACTGGCTCTGCTTTTCTGGAAAGTTCAGCTGCTGGCGATAATGTTGGACTAGTTTTGACGTCGTCTAGTTTCTATGCTGAGCAGGGTGGTCAG ATTTTCGATACAGGACTTATTGAAGGCTCGTTTGGTACATTCAACGTATGTAATGTCCAAATATTTGGAGGCTTTGTTCTTCATATTGGTTATCTCTCAAAAGAAACTGGAGTTGTATCTGTGGGAGATAAAGTGACTTGCAAG GTTGACTATGAGAGGCGTAAGCTCATCGCTCCTAACCATACTTGTACACATATGTTGAATTTTGCACTGAAG GAAGTGCTCGGGGATCATATTGATCAGAAGGGATCAATAGTTCTTCCTGAAAAACTGCGTTTTGATTTTTCTCACG GCAAGCCGGTTGATCCTGAAGATTTAAGAAAGATCGAAGCCATAGTGAATAAACAGATCAAGGATGAACTGGATGTATTTTCGAAGGAATCAGTGCTTTCTGAAGCCAAGCGAATCAAAGGTTTAAGAGCAGTGTTTGGTGAA GTCTACCCTGATCCTGTTAGAGTGGTGTCGATTGGGAGACGGGTCGAGGACCTCTTGGCTGATCCCGAAAACAATGAGTGGTCATCACTTTCTTCTGAGTTTTGTGGAG GAACCCACATAACAAACACCCGTGAAGCGAAAGCTTTTGCTCTTCTATCAGAAGAAGGAATTGCTAAAGGTATTCGCAGGGTAACTGCTGTGACTACCGAATGTGCTTTTGATGCATTGAACGTGGCGTCCTCACTTGAAAAAGAAGTCGAGGATGCATCCAAAGCGGAGGGGAGTGCATTGGAAAAG AAAGTTGCTGCTTTGAAAAGCCGGGTAGACTCGGCAATTATGCCAGCGGCCAAAAAGGCAGATATAAGGGCCAAGATTGCTCTGCTTCAG AATGAAGTGAGAAAAGCTCAAAAGAAAGTAGCAGAGCAGAACCTGAAGATATCTGTGAAAGTAGCAACAGAGGCAGCAGAGTCTGCAGCATCAGATGGGAAGACATTCTGCATTATCCAGCTTGATGTAGGTCTTGATGCAGCTGCCGTGCGAGAAGCTGTCTCGAAAGTTATGGAAAAGAAG GGAATGTCGATAATGGTGTTCAGCACAGATGAAACGACCAACAAGGCGGTTGTGTGTGCAGGAGTTCCAGACAAATCTGATAAATTCAAGCAATTAGACGTCACTGAGTGGCTTACTACTGCATTGGGTCCTCTGAAAGGGAGATGCGGGAAAGGGAAAAGTGGTCTTGCATCTGGACAG GGAACGGATGCCTCTCAAGTGAACGCAGCTTTGGATCTGGCTGCATCATTTGCATCACTGAAACTCAACTGA
- the LOC106346162 gene encoding probable disease resistance protein At1g15890 produces MGGCVSVDIPCDQVVSQTYRCLFGDGNHIHMMKANLEALDTATRELRERRVDLSRRVSLEEDKGLERLAKVEGWLSRAESIDSEVSDLLREEPTETKRLCLFGYCSKNCISSCKYGKKVSKKLEEVKELLSKGVFEELAEKRPASKVVKKDIQTTIGLDSMVGKAWGSIMKPEGRTLGIYGMGGVGKTTLLARINNKFDEEVSEFDVVIWVVVSKDLQYKGIQDQILRRLRADQELEKETEEKKASFIENILRRKKFILLLDDLWSAVDLNKIGVPRPTQENGSKIVFTTRKKEVCRHMRADDELKIDCLSTNEAWELFQNVVGEAPLKKDSEILTLAKKISEKCHGLPLALNVIGKAMSCKEDVHEWRHANDVLKSSSREFPGMEENILSVLKFSYDGLEDDKMKSCFMYCSLFPEDYEIKKEELIEYWINEGFINGKRDEDGSNNKGHVIIGSLVRAHLLMESETTVKMHDVLREMALWIGSTSEKEEEKQCVKSGVKLRLIPDDINWSVSRRISLMSNQIEKISCCPKCPNLSTLFLRDNDLKGIPGKFFQFMPSLVVLDLSRNRSLRDLPEEICSLTSLQYLNLSYTRISSLSVGLKGLRKLISLDLEFTKLKSIDGIGTSLPNLQVLKLYRSRQYIDARSIEELQLLEHLKILTGNVTDSSIYLESIQRVEGLVRCVQRLRVINMSAEVLTLNTVALGGLRELEIINSKISEINIDWKCKGKEDLPSPCFKHLFSIVIQDLEGPKELSWLLFAPNLKHLEVIRSPSLEEIINKEKGMSISNVTVPFPKLESLTLRGLPELERICSSPQALPSLKDIAHCPKLPLESFQDTNRYVEIEE; encoded by the coding sequence ATGGGAGGGTGTGTATCAGTAGATATACCATGTGATCAAGTGGTGAGTCAAACCTACAGATGCTTATTTGGGGATGGAAATCACATCCACATGATGAAGGCTAACCTCGAGGCTCTGGATACAGCTACGCGAGAACTTAGAGAAAGGCGAGTTGATCTGTCAAGAAGAGTTTCCCTAGAAGAAGATAAAGGTTTGGAGCGGCTTGCTAAAGTAGAAGGATGGTTGTCAAGGGCAGAAAGTATTGACTCTGAGGTCAGTGATCTGCTTAGGGAGGAACCAACTGAAACTAAGAGATTGTGTCTTTTCGGatattgttcaaaaaattgcATATCAAGCTGTAAGTATGGTAAAAAGGTATCGAAGAAGTTGGAAGAAGTTAAAGAGCTTCTATCTAAAGGAGTTTTTGAAGAATTGGCCGAGAAGAGGCCTGCATCAAAGGTGGTGAAGAAAGATATCCAAACAACAATAGGTCTGGATTCAATGGTCGGAAAGGCATGGGGCAGCATCATGAAACCTGAAGGAAGAACTTTAGGTATTTATGGTATGGGGGGAGTTGGGAAAACAACCCTCTTAGCTCGTATCAACAACAAATTCGACGAAGAGGTGAGTGAATTTGATGTTGTGATATGGGTTGTGGTCTCTAAAGATTTGCAATACAAGGGGATTCAGGATCAGATTCTAAGAAGATTACGTGCTGACCAAGAATTGGAAAAGGAAACAGAAGAGAAGAAAGCATCTTTCATAGAGAATATCCTAAGAAGAAAGAAATTCATACTGCTATTAGATGATCTGTGGAGCGCGgtagatttgaacaagattggAGTTCCACGTCCAACTCAAGAAAATGGATCGAAGATAGTTTTCACCACTCGTAAAAAGGAAGTTTGCAGACACATGAGAGCTGATGATGAGCTGAAAATTGATTGTTTGTCAACGAATGAAGCGTGGGAACTGTTTCAAAATGTAGTTGGAGAAGCCCCATTAAAGAAGGATTCGGAAATTCTCACACTTGCAAAAAAAATTTCCGAAAAATGTCATGGATTGCCACTTGCACTCAATGTGATTGGCAAAGCCATGTCATGTAAAGAGGATGTACATGAATGGCGTCATGCAAATGATGTTCTCAAAAGTTCCAGCCGCGAGTTTCCAGGTATGGAAGAAAATATTCTTTCAGTTTTGAAGTTCAGCTATGATGGTTTAGAGGATGATAAGATGAAATCATGCTTCATGTACTGTTCTTTGTTCCCGGAAGATTATGAAATAAAGAAGGAGGAGTTGATAGAGTATTGGATCAATGAAGGATTTATAAATGGAAAGAGAGATGAAGATGGAAGTAACAACAAAGGTCATGTTATAATTGGTTCGTTAGTTCGTGCGCATCTATTGATGGAATCAGAAACTACTGTGAAAATGCATGATGTGTTACGTGAAATGGCTCTTTGGATAGGGTCTACGTCTgaaaaagaggaagaaaagCAGTGCGTCAAATCTGGTGTGAAGCTAAGGCTTATACCAGATGACATCAACTGGTCAGTTTCGAGAAGGATCTCATTGATGAGTAATCAAATTGAAAAGATATCTTGCTGTCCCAAATGCCCCAACCTTTCCACTCTATTTCTCAGGGATAACGACTTGAAGGGTATACCAGGTAAGTTTTTTCAGTTTATGCCGTCCCTTGTCGTCTTGGATCTTTCGCGTAACCGAAGTCTTAGGGACTTGCCGGAAGAAATTTGCAGCTTGACTTCCTTGCAGTACCTCAATTTATCATACACACGTATAAGTTCGTTATCAGTTGGTTTGAAGGGGTTGAGGAAACTAATAAGCCTGGACCTGGAGTTCACCAAGCTTAAAAGCATTGATGGGATAGGAACAAGCTTACCAAATCTTCAGGTGTTGAAACTATATCGTTCTCGTCAATATATTGATGCAAGATCAATTGAGGAGCTACAACTTTTAGAGCACTTGAAGATTTTAACAGGAAATGTGACAGATTCTTCAATTTATCTGGAAAGTATCCAAAGAGTGGAGGGATTGGTGCGTTGTGTTCAACGCCTTCGGGTTATCAATATGTCCGCAGAGGTTTTAACATTAAACACGGTAGCTCTGGGCGGTCTTCGAGAACTTGAGATTATAAATTCCAAAATCTCTGAGATAAATATAGATTGGAAATGCAAAGGGAAAGAAGATCTTCCTTCTCCATGCTTCAAGCACCTCTTCAGTATTGTTATACAGGATTTGGAAGGTCCAAAAGAATTGAGCTGGTTATTGTTTGCTCCAAATCTCAAGCATCTTGAGGTGATACGTTCACCAAGCCtagaagaaataataaataaggAGAAGGGAATGAGTATTAGCAATGTGACGGTTCCCTTTCCGAAGCTAGAATCCCTCACTTTAAGGGGTTTGCCTGAATTAGAGAGAATATGCTCAAGTCCTCAGGCTCTTCCATCCCTGAAAGATATTGCTCACTGCCCAAAGCTGCCACTAGAGAGTTTCCAAGACACGAACAGGTATGTTGAAATTGAAGAATGA
- the LOC106391308 gene encoding probable disease resistance protein At1g15890 yields the protein MGGCISLDIPCDQALNQTCSCLFGDRNYIHMMKANLGALETAMQKLRESRDDLLTRVSIEEDKGLVRLAQVEGWLSRVASIDSQVSDLLKDKPTETKRLCVFRYCSTKCISSCEYGKKVSKKLKEVNELKSEGDFKDVAGKRRAAKVETKRIQTTVGLDSMVEKAWNSIMKPERRTLGIYGMGGVGKTTLLTHINNKLEKEVNGFDVVIWVVVSKDLQYKGIQDQILRRLRADQEWEGEREDGKASSIDDILGRKKFVLLLDDLWSAVDLNKIGVPRPTQENGSKIVFTTRKKEVCRHMRADDKLQIDCLPANEAWELFRSIVGEDTLKLHQDIPALAKQICEKCYGLPLALNVIGKAMSCKKDVHEWRHANKVLKTSSHEFPGMEEKILSVLKFSYDGLKDEKVKSCFLYCSLFPEDYEIKKEELIEYWISEGFIKGERDEDGSNNEGYDIIGSLVRAHLLMECDTKSFFQFGFIPAVKMHDVLREMALWIGKEEEKQCVKSGGKLCRIPEDINWSVLRRISLMSNQIEEISCCPECPNLSTLFLRDNKLEEGIPGKFFQFMPALVVLDLSRNRTLRELPEEICSLISLQYLNLSRTCISSLPVCLKGLRKLISLDLEFSRLKSIDGIGTSLPNLQVLKLYFSSVFIDARSIEVLQLLEHLKILTGNVKDALMLESIQRVERLASCVQCLWISEMSAEVLTLNTVALDGLRKLDIESSKISEIKIDWKSKEKEDLLCNSSPYFKHLSRIAIFGLEGPKELSWLLFAPNLKHLEVSISGSIEELINKEKGMSFRNVHPEMTVPFPKLESLDLSYLPGLKRICSSPPALPHLKNIIVKDCPNLPKAAMKFPRHE from the coding sequence ATGGGAGGCTGTATATCACTAGATATACCATGTGATCAAGCCCTGAATCAAACCTGCAGCTGCTTATTTGGTGATAGAAATTACATTCACATGATGAAGGCTAATCTTGGCGCTCTGGAGACAGCTATGCAAAAACTTAGAGAAAGTCGAGATGATCTGTTAACAAGAGTTTccattgaagaagataaaggttTGGTACGGCTTGCTCAAGTAGAAGGATGGTTGTCAAGGGTAGCAAGTATTGACTCTCAGGTCAGTGATCTCCTTAAGGATAAACCAACTGAAACGAAAAGATTGTGTGTTTTTAGATATTGTTCAACAAAGTGCATATCAAGTTGTGAGTATGGTAAAAAGGTATCGAAGAAGTTGAAAGAAGTTAATGAGCTTAAATCTGAAGGAGATTTTAAAGATGTGGCCGGAAAAAGGCGTGCAGCAAAGGTGGAGACGAAACGTATCCAAACAACAGTAGGTTTGGATTCGATGGTTGAAAAGGCATGGAACAGCATCATGAAACCTGAACGAAGAACGTTAGGTATCTATGGCATGGGGGGAGTTGGAAAAACAACCCTCTTAACCCATATCAACAACAAATTGGAGAAAGAGGTGAATGGATTTGATGTTGTGATATGGGTTGTGGTCTCTAAAGATTTGCAATACAAGGGCATTCAGGATCAGATTCTACGAAGATTACGTGCTGACCAAGAATGGGAAGGGGAAAGAGAGGATGGGAAAGCATCTTCCATAGACGATATCCTAGGAAGAAAGAAATTTGTTCTGCTCTTAGATGATCTGTGGAGCGCGgtagatttgaacaagattggAGTTCCACGTCCAACTCAAGAAAATGGATCGAAGATAGTTTTCACCACTCGTAAAAAGGAAGTTTGCAGACACATGAGAGCTGATGATAAGTTGCAAATTGATTGTTTGCCAGCGAATGAAGCGTGGGAACTGTTTCGAAGTATAGTTGGAGAAGACACATTAAAGCTGCATCAGGATATTCCCGCACTTGCAAAGCAAATTTGTGAAAAATGTTATGGCTTGCCACTTGCACTCAATGTGATTGGCAAAGCTATGTCATGTAAAAAGGATGTACATGAATGGCGTCACGCAAACAAGGTTCTCAAAACGTCGAGCCACGAGTTTCCAGGTATGGAAGAAAAGATTCTTTCAGTTTTGAAGTTCAGCTATGATGGTTTAAAGGATGAAAAGGTGAAATCATGCTTCCTATACTGTTCTTTGTTCCCGGAAGATTATGAAATAAAGAAGGAGGAGTTGATAGAGTATTGGATCAGCGAAGGATTTAtaaagggagagagagatgaagatggAAGTAACAACGAAGGTTATGATATAATTGGTTCGTTAGTTCGTGCGCATCTATTGATGGAGTGCGATACTAAATCTTTTTTCCAATTTGGATTCATACCTGCGGTGAAAATGCATGATGTGTTACGTGAAATGGCTCTTTGGATAGGAAAAGAGGAAGAAAAGCAGTGCGTCAAATCCGGGGGGAAGCTATGCCGTATACCAGAGGACATCAACTGGTCAGTTTTGAGAAGGATCTCGTTGATGAGTAATCAAATTGAAGAGATATCCTGCTGCCCTGAGTGCCCCAACCTTTCGACTCTATTTCTCCGCGATAACAAGTTGGAGGAGGGTATACCAGGTAAATTCTTTCAGTTTATGCCAGCCCTTGTCGTCTTGGATCTTTCGCGTAACCGCACTCTTAGGGAATTGCCGGAAGAAATTTGCAGCTTGATTTCCTTGCAATACCTCAATTTATCACGCACATGTATAAGTTCGTTACCAGTTTGTTTGAAGGGGTTGAGGAAACTAATAAGCCTGGACCTGGAGTTTAGCAGGCTTAAAAGCATTGATGGGATAGGAACAAGCTTACCAAATCTTCAGGTGTTGAAACTATATTTTTCTAGTGTTTTTATTGATGCAAGATCAATTGAAGTGCTACAACTTTTAGAGCACTTGAAAATTTTAACAGGAAACGTGAAAGATGCTTTAATGTTGGAAAGTATCCAAAGAGTTGAGCGATTGGCCAGTTGTGTTCAATGCCTTTGGATTTCCGAAATGTCCGCAGAGGTTTTAACATTAAACACAGTAGCTCTGGATGGTCTTCGAAAACTTGATATTGAGTCTTCCAAAATCTCAGAGATAAAGATAGATTGGAAAagcaaagagaaagaagatcttCTATGCAACAGTTCTCCATACTTCAAGCACCTCTCACGTATTGCTATATTTGGTTTGGAAGGTCCAAAAGAATTGAGCTGGTTATTGTTTGCTCCAAATCTCAAGCATCTAGAAGTGTCAATTTCAGGAAGCATAGAAGAATTAATAAATAAGGAGAAGGGAATGAGTTTTAGAAATGTGCATCCTGAGATGACAGTTCCCTTTCCGAAGCTAGAATCCCTAGATTTAAGTTATTTGCCGGGTCTAAAGAGAATATGCTCAAGTCCTCCTGCTCTTCCACACctgaaaaatattattgtcaAAGACTGCCCAAACCTACCCAAAGCTGCCATGAAGTTTCCGAGGCACGAATAG